TGATGAGCCAGATGGGGATGGCAACGGGGAAGTTCCAGGGTGTGATGACCGCCACCACTCCCTTCGGTTTTCGCAGCATAGTGGCGTCCTTTTCGCTGATCTCCGACGCCACGACCTCTCCATGGGGCATCCGCGCATGTCCGAACATGTACTGCGCCATATGGATCCCCTCGACGACCTCGGCCTTTGCCTCGTTCAGGGACTTGCCCGCCTCCTTCGCTACCAACCTGGCCATCTCGTCCGTCTCGACTTTTATGACTTCGATAAACCGATCAAGGAGCTCTCCTCGCGCTATCCGCGAGAGCGCACGCCAGCCGGGAAAGGCCGCCTTCGCCGAGGCGACCGCCCGTTCTGCCTCATTGCGATGGGACATGGGAAAGGATCCTAAGACCTCCTCGGTGTTTGCTGGGTTTCGACTCTCGAACATCCCTCCGCCTCGGGCATCGATCCACCTTCCGCCGATATAGTTCCCTCTGTGCATCGATCCTCCTCCTCGCCGTCAGTCCGCCCGCTCCTTGCCTTGCAGGCCACAAGGATCGAAGCGGCCCTGGGCACAGATCGCAAGCCGGCCCCTTCGGCACTTACCGACAGCAAGCTTTGTGCCTAACTGGACTTCCGCCCCCGAAAAACAACTAGTTGCTGAATAAACGTGGCTTGGGGTTCCGGGTGTTCATAACAGGAGAGAGATTAGGAGCAAAGAGCGTCATCGTCCCTGAGCGGCGTGCATCCGTAATGCGCCTCTCGATTGGCACATAGATTGCTGAACTGGCATTGCAATAATGGCTTGTGATACGTGGGGAGGGGCGGGCACCCCCGCTCTGGGGGCCGCGATAGAGGAGCGACCATGGGGGAAAAAGCAGCGAAGAAAAAATCGACGGGGGAAAAAGCAGCAGACCGAAGGCAATGCGTCCGATTCTTTGTAGCAGAAGAGACCAGGGGGCGGGTAACTTCTACCTACGAGGCCCTTCTCATGAATATCAGTCGTAGGGGGGCGCTGATCGAGCATGACGATGTTGTCCGACCGGGCTCCACTTCTTCTTTGGAGCTCGAGCTAAATGGGAACAAGGTGAAACTGCGGTCCCGCGTGGTCTGGTCCGCGGTCGTTCGGCAAGGACTGAACGCGGACAGTGAGATGGTTTTGATCTTCAACACCGGGATGGAATTTGTCGACCTTCCAGAGGAGACAGAACAACTCATCGGTGATTACATTGACTCGATGGCTGAGCAAGGGAAGGCCATGCCGGTTGACGAGAGGTCGGTCCGTCGGTCGTACACCTGCGAGGAGTGCAACGCATTATTTGAGCTAACCGACGCCGAGGTCCGCCCCGTGTTCTTAGAGCCCCAAAAGCGTCCGGTCCAGGCGGGCGACCTTTTCGAGTATGCCCACGGAGCTTGTCAGGGAACACTGCAGTACGCCACAGGACCACTCATTCCCTGGATTGGCGAAGAAGAAATGTAACAGGCCCCCCGCTTGGCCGACCCCCCGCGTCCATGAGGAAAC
This Candidatus Methylomirabilota bacterium DNA region includes the following protein-coding sequences:
- a CDS encoding PilZ domain-containing protein, translating into MGEKAAKKKSTGEKAADRRQCVRFFVAEETRGRVTSTYEALLMNISRRGALIEHDDVVRPGSTSSLELELNGNKVKLRSRVVWSAVVRQGLNADSEMVLIFNTGMEFVDLPEETEQLIGDYIDSMAEQGKAMPVDERSVRRSYTCEECNALFELTDAEVRPVFLEPQKRPVQAGDLFEYAHGACQGTLQYATGPLIPWIGEEEM